One part of the Prionailurus bengalensis isolate Pbe53 chromosome B2, Fcat_Pben_1.1_paternal_pri, whole genome shotgun sequence genome encodes these proteins:
- the LOC122490575 gene encoding olfactory receptor 2B11-like: MAVMNPGNASIPKFFILLGFSDHPWLEMPLFIMVLVAYICTLVGNISIIVVSKVDPHLDSPMYFFLSNLSFLDLCFTTTTIPQLLVNLWGPDKSISYGGCVAQFYVFHFLGATECIILVVMSLDRYIAICKPLRYPAIMHQRLCVFLVSVAWISGLTNSLLQASLTVQLPLCGNNKVDDFLCEIPVMIKMSCVDTAFNVTMLSVVGTFFTLVPLSLILVSYGFIVTTVLRIRSSMGKKKAFNTCGSHVIVVSLFYGPVICMYVQPSGTNSQDKNKLMALFYSLLTPMLNPFIYTLRNKDMKGAIRRLLLPLSYQGRE; this comes from the coding sequence ATGGCAGTCATGAATCCAGGCAATGCAAGCATTCCAAAGTTCTTCATCCTATTGGGTTTCTCTGACCATCCCTGGTTGGAAATGCCACTCTTCATAATGGTGCTTGTGGCTTACATCTGCACACTAGTGGGAAACATCTCCATTATTGTTGTGTCCAAGGTGGATCCTCATCTTGACAGCCCtatgtacttcttcctttccaacctcTCCTTTCTGGACCTGTGTTTTACCACAACCACCATCCCTCAGCTGCTGGTGAACCTCTGGGGCCCAGATAAGTCCATCAGCTATGGAGGCTGTGTGGCCCAGTTCTATGTGTTTCACTTCCTGGGGGCCACGGAATGCATCATCTTGGTGGTCATGTCCTTGGATCGGTACATAGCCATCTGCAAGCCCTTGAGGTACCCAGCTATCATGCATCagagactctgtgtcttcctagTGTCTGTGGCATGGATAAGTGGTTTGACTAACTCCTTGCTTCAGGCATCTCTCACTGTCCAACTGCCACTTTGTGGTAACAACAAGGTGGATGACTTCCTGTGTGAGATTCCAGTGATGATCAAGATGTCCTGTGTCGACACTGCTTTCAATGTAACTATGCTCTCTGTTGTGGGTACATTCTTTACCCTGGTCCCCTTGTCTCTTATCCTTGTCTCCTATGGGTTCATTGTAACTACAGTGCTCAGAATTCGTTCATCAATGGGAAAGAAGAAGGCCTTCAACACCTGTGGCTCCCATGTTATTGTCGTCTCTCTCTTCTACGGGCCAGtaatatgcatgtatgtgcaaCCTTCTGGTACTAACTCCCAGGACAAGAACAAACTCATGGCCCTGTTCTACAGTCTGCTGACTCCTATGCTTAACCCTTTTATTTATACTTTGAGGAACAAGGACATGAAAGGGGCAATAAGGAGACTTCTCCTCCCATTGAGCTATCAGGGAAGAGAATAA